From Sporolactobacillus pectinivorans:
GTAAAAACCTCCTGAATCAACTAATTTAATCGGTAAATAATTGTTCAAAACCCTTCCCTCGTCCCATTTCACGCGCTTCACCTCACCTTGCCCTGGTACGATGGCCGTTTCCCCGTGTTCCGGAAGTTCCGTCATCCTTGCTTGCCCGTCACACATCACAACGGCAAAAGGTTCCTTATTTCCAATCATATCAATATTTAACCGCATTGGGCGCGGATCTACATCTATTTTTTTTAATCGCATCGGATTCCCTCCCGTGGTAAAATTAACCTATTGAGTTGGCTCGGAGAGATCCGAGCTTTTTTATAAGGAGTGGAGGCTACTTTGAATTCTAAATATGCCACTATCATAAATGTTATTTGTCTCTTATTGCTCGCTTTTTCTAGAAATTATGTGATTAAATCAATAGTTTTTTCTATATTTACGATTGAATCAATTATTGACGCATACAAAGAACCTAAATTGTTGAATATTCTAATCTACCCTGTTTTGGTCATTATTCTTTTCGTCGGCTTTTTTGTATTTGCTTGGTAACCCAACTTTCGGAACGATCCGAGTTTTTTATTAAGGGGATGCAATTAATGAATTGGAAATTATATTCATGGCTTGCTATACCTTTTCTCCTTCTTGCGTTTTTTTATGATTTTTACTCCAAACGGTCAATATTCATGGGCAATTCTTACACCTGTTGCCTTCTGGATTATTTACCATATCATTTATCCGGATGTGATGACGGGACCCGGATGATCAATCAGAGCCGCAAGCAGTTCGGCATGTTCATCGTTCGTCATTGGGGCCGGTTCTGGCTAGCCAACAATTTGACATACTTCTTGTACCCCCTGCTGTCCGGTGGATTCACGACCCGGGAAAATCCGCCAACTGTTGAAAATCGCGGCCGCCCTTGATCGATCGGTTCACCGTAGATTGTGAATTCAATCATCTTTCACACCCCATTTTTTAATCGGATTTTTGATACATTTTAATCTGCCCTTAATATCAGTCTGATAAAGTGGACACCAGAGAGGATGGCACAAGTGGCCATCATCGGTATTGGCGATGGCGGGGCCAATGCTATTTTTTTAGTCAATCATCCGTATCGCCCACCTTAAATCAATCAACCACATCCGGGTGTGCTTCAGCAATAATTTCAATCGCTGTTTACATACCCTGATTAAATCCTCTATTCCATTTTTCTTCCCAACATCACTATTGAACGTTTCAATAAATTTCTCTTTGCAATGTTATAGGCTTAACAATCTCTCTGATTTTAGTGCTTCAATCCAATCTTCAACTTCTTCTAGGCTCGGCCATTTTATTTGATTGAAGTTGGGTACCAATTACGTAAAAGAAGCCGAAGAGATTAATCACTCTTCGGCTTCTCAGTCTGCAATGAATTCAATGAACTAAGCCAGTTAGTTGAGAGGTAACGAATCAGTTAGGAGCTTTCAGCTCGTTTTTCGAGATTTGCACCAGATTCTGTTACTTTTACGCAAACGCATCCAAACACGATAAACCGTAATCAGCCATGCCACAATAACCAAGAAAATCGCTGATGTGAATGCGACATACATACCATAAACAAACACGTTACCATTACCAGTTGGATAATTCGTAATACTGTGTCCCAACTTGTGGCTCATTGCTGCATAAAGTGCAGTGGTGACTAAACTCGTCCCCATGATCAACCCAAGATTTCGTGCCAGAGAACTCAATGCACCGGCTACACCAAGCATTGAGTTTGGTGCATTAGACATAATCAAGGCGTTATTCGGTGTTTGGAAGAAGGCCATCCCAAATCCGCCCATCATCAACAAGATAACCATAACTACAAATGATGTCTGCACATCAACAATACGCCAACCAAAAAATGATGCACCAAGAATCGTCAAACCAAACAACGTCACGTATTCTTGATCAAATTGATCCGCCAAGTAACCTGAAATGGGCGCACCAATCAACATGGTCACTGGCCAAATCATTAAATAAATACCAGCCATACCTGAACTAATCCCACGCAAGTTTTCAAAATAGAATGGCATCAACACGTCAATGAAGTAGCTGCTGGTGAAAACCAAGAATACTGCAACCAAACTAATCGTAAACAGTGACGACCTGAAAATCGTCAAATTCAACAGTGGGTCATCCACACGCAACTCTTGGCGGATAAAAGCGATAAACAAGATTACAGACACTACAAACAATGTAACTGGTAGTAATGTCGTGAACCCTTGCTCCTGGCCTATATTAACAGCGAGGAAGAAGATGCTAATTGTGAAGAAGAGCGTCACAATACCCGACCAATCAAACTGAACAGCTTCACTGCGTGCCGTTGACTTTGGAAAGACGAGCGAACCAATAACGATAGCAATAATTCCTACCGGAACATTAATCCAGAAGATGTACGACCACTCAAGCCGTTCCAAAATCAATCCACCAACGCCAGGCCCAGCAATCATTCCTAATGACACGAATACTGAATTAAGTGACATCGCACGCGCACGCATATTAGCTGGCGCGGTTGCTGTAATAATGCCAAATCCATTACTCATAATCATCGCGCCACCCAAAGCTTGGATAATACGCGCGAATAATAAAAACCACAAACCAAGATTAATGCCAGCCAGAAACGACCCGATGGTGAAGATATACATTCCGATGCGAAACACCTTAATTTTCCCCGCTTGATCACCCAGGCGACCGAAAAAAGTCAAAAGTCCAGAGATAACAATCAAATAAATCGAAACCGCCCATGTGGCTTGATTCATTGGGATATTCAACTCTTTAGACATAGTTGGCAGTGCAATATTAACGATTGACCCATCAATTGTGGCCATAAATGAAAATAGTGCAACGGCAGTCAATGTTAGCCATACCCGGCGCATTGACAACATTTTTGTTTTTACCATAAAAACCCTCCACATATCCAAGTTATCTGTTCTGTTTGTGATATAATTTATCCTATACCCCTACAGTTACTGTAGGGAAACCCCTAAATTCCAAAAAAGGAGAATACATTTGCTATTAATTGGACTACTCGCTAAGGAAAGCGGCATTTCCATTGGCACAATTCGCTTTTATGAGGAAAAAGGAATCCTTGAGGCGACAACTCGTGATGATAATAACAATCGTTTGTTTGATGAAGAGACACTTAAATGGCTCACCTTTGTGAAGTACTTACGGAAAACTGGCATGAGTATCAAAGATATTCAACATTATCGCAAACTGATAGATGCCGGCGAAGAAACCATCCCCGAGCGAATCAAGATTATAGAGCACCAAAAGCAAAAGGTTCTTGCTGAAATCGCCGATAAACAAGAACAAATTGCTCATCTGGATCATAAACTTGAGCGTTATCGTCAAGGTCACGATAATTATGTATAAGTGTTGATGATAGTTGATATGCGAAGCATTACCTCAGAAAGAAGCCGCAGCTAAATTAATGTATGTGTAACTGTTGTTTCTCCAGGGGCTGTCGGTACAGAATGATTCAAAACAGAAAAAGGCAATGGATTCAAGGCAGCAGGAGCAGACCCAGTGGTATTGCCGAGTGTACAAAATGGCTAATTTACTATTGTAATCTGGCAAGCAAAATATTTCTCTTCTCTTCCAAAATTATGAGAGTGGGAGGTATCCTGTACCGTATAGTGACATTTTTACTGAGCATTTTTCAGATTGTCATTTCCCAGAGGTCAATCCCCAAGTCTACGCCGAGAAACAAAACGATAAGGTGCTTATTTAGAGAAACGCAAGGCACGAGATGCTATCTCGGTGAGTGCTTGAGAGCAAAAATACTTTAGCCTTCCTCACACCACGGGCTTAACATAAAAAAAGCCCCACTGGTTGGTTGTCTGGGGGGATTAATGTATTGGAGTTTAACGAGTACATTGAGAAAGAATAAGTAAATCCTCCACCGACAACAATTATAATTACGGCCAAAGTAATAATGTTTGTAAGACAAACGCCATTTGCTAATGTTTTAAAATCACCAACGATTAATAGAAGCCGACAGATTATTCATTGAATGTTTTATACTCGTCTGATTGTTTTTTGTCTTGCTCATCTGGGTTCATAAAATTATTCTCCTAAAAAATAACTTTTTTATGTACATTTTAATTTTCATTCATGATGGATGAAAATGTGCTTTTTAGATCAGAATATCTGAAATCAATTGTAATTGTATGTGTTGCAGATGTTCCACTTATACGAATAATACACTACTCCAAGCTCTCGATCTCACATCTTCCGCCGCTCTTCACTAGTTCTGGACTCCGCCGCGCAAAATTGTGTCGGTCTGTTCCAACTGGTTGATAGATAAAAAGCGCCCCACAATAGGGGAGCGCTTTTTGCATGGTTTCAGCTGACTTATGACAATAAAGTTCTTTCCTGAAAAAGGGTTTGTTGCGCAGTAGGGTCGAACTGTGCAATGGTTATCGTTTTTTTTAGCAACTTCTACTTGTTAGATTTCTCTGTGTAATGTAGTGGAAAGGTATTTTTCTAGATTCGGGCACCTTTTAGCTAACAAGAACTACAATTATATAAGCGTTTTAACCATAATAAAATCAGTTTGTTTTTCATCTCCCATATAAAAGGCGTGAGCTCCATTTTTTAAAAAACCCATTTTCGTATAAAATTTGATTGCCCTCTCATTTTTTTCCCATACACCTAACCAAACTTGCTTCTTATTCTGTTCTTTTGCTAATTCTATTCCTTTATGTATAAGAAATTTTCCAAGTCCTTGTCTTTGAAACTTATTCCTTATATAAATTCTCTCAATTTCAAGTGCCTCGGAACCAATATTATCCGTTTGCGCTTCATTAACATTAACCTTCAAATAGCCAGCGAGTTCTTCATTTAAATATACAAGAAAGAAATCTGAATAAACATTTGATAATTCCTTTTTTAACTGTTCTAAATTAAATGCTTTCTCCAAGTATGTTTCCATATTTTCAGGTGTGTTAAAAGACTGAAATGTCTCATTATATGTTTCGTAACCTATTTTTTGAATCATATGTAAATCTGTAAGTGTGCACTTCTTGATATTTGTCTTCACTTTAATAAATCTCTCCTCATTGTTTGTCTTGACTTAGTCTTCACTCAATAAATTGGTTGCAGTAAAGACGAGCTGCGTATAGAAGCTTGAATAGAAATTATTTATCAGAACTGTTTTCTTTTGCTGATTCTATAACTTCTCGGATAAATACGGATTTTGCTTTAGTATATGCTGGTCTATCGAAATGATATTGTTCAGCTAATTTTTTCTTTAATAAACCATATTTAATCCGTGTTTCGAGATGACTTTGTAAATAATTTCTAAATAGCAGTTGATTATTCCAGTTTTCGCTTCCATACTTGTAGAAATGAAGATGATGTGTTCCCACTCTCCATGCACCTTTTCTAAAAAAACGACGCTGAGGAAATGCTTGATGAAAGACAAATTCATAGCCAAGACTCTTTAAAGGCTCAATAAAATTATCCACTTCATATAAATCTTTGACCCCAACCATTATATCCAGTATAGGTTTCGCATCTAATCCTTTTACCGATGTACTTCCGATGTGTTCAATAGAAATGATGTTATTATCCAATAAATTTAGTAATTTCTCCTTCTCTTTTTCATATTCCTTTGCCCATTCAGGAGAATACTTCTTGATTTCCACTGGTCTATTCAATTTATCACATCCTTTTTCGATTATTGATTACCAATAATGCTTCAAAGCTTTCGGCTACAGTTCATTTTAAATCATTTACACCATAACCTGAACGATTTTATAGCTACTGATTTAAAAATCAGTAGCACTGTCTTTATGATTATTGAAATAAACAAGGGTATTTACCCATACATTATGTAAAGTTGAAACTTACTAAAAAAACGATAAAAATCCTCATATGTACAAATAAAGGGTACTTTTATCGCTTTATTAATAATATTTCTGAACAACACCCTGCACTAAAGTACAGAGGTTGGTTGTTGCTGCTTAAAGCCGCTGTTCCGGCTAAAGCCGGTTAAAAAATGCCCTGCTCAAGCTTTCAACTAAAACTCATCCTTCACAATTTGGAACGCTTCTTCATCCCGGCCATTATCTTGATTCTCGATGTACTCCTTCTTTCTCAATCAATCTATGGCACGAAAATATATTTTTTGGTAAAATGAATTTTCTATACCCTGTATCTATTTGATAAAATTTACATCTCAATATAATATATATTAATGTTGGATATCATCTAACTGAACAAGAAAGAAGGCTTGTCACATGAAGACCAGTCGTATCTTGAAATGGGTCAGCGGTGGTTTGGAGGCATTGCTCGGGTTCCCGATTCTTGGAGGAACGATTATTCTCGGAATGCTTTGGACACCTCTTCTTTTCACCCTTGCTTTACATATTGTGACGCTAATTTTTTCGATTCAGGATCAGAAAAAATACTATGGCAGCGTTATGGGAATCGTTACAAGTATTATCGGTGTCATTCCAGTTGTCGGCATGATCATGCATCTTATTACTGCGCTCCTTCTCTTTTTGAATGCCGCGACCGAGAAGGATTAAGCGCCATCTGAACGGTTTCCCGCTGCACGTCATTCTACAAACCGATAGCCGACTCCCGGCTCTGTAATGATCACTTTGGGCTTTGTCGGATTTTTTTCTATTTTCTTGCGTATATGCCCGATATAGACACGAAGATAATTACTGTCGGTATTGATCATTTGTCCGCCCCAAACCTGCTTAAGCAGCTGTCGGTGTGTCATGACTCGTCCAGCATGAGTAGCGAGCAACCTGAGCAGCTCATATTCTGTCGGAGTGAATTTGACCGGCTTGCCGTCGACCAGGACCATCCGGCGTGACAGGTCGATCACGAGGCGACCGAAATCAAGGACAGGTCTTGCTTCTGTTTTCGCCGTGTGCCTCAGAGCAACCCTGATGCGGGCGATTAATTCCCCCATGCCGAATGGCTTAGTCACGTAATCGTCGGCTCCGCTTTCCAGAGCGAGGATTTTATCCTCTTCACGTTCTTTGACTGTCAGAATAATCACTGGAACTTGCGACCATTCGCGAATCGTTTTTAATACGTTAATTCCCGATCCATCCGGCAGCCCCAGATCCAGTACGATAAGATCCGGATGGTCTGTCGAAGCCATGAGAATGCCTTCCCCGCCGTTTGATGCCTCCAAAGTTTCAAAATGATGGGCGTGAAGGGCAACGCTCAATAGTTTGCGAATCTGTGCTTCGTCGTCAATGATTAATAATCTTGATCCTGAATTGGCCGTCAACAGTTAACATCTCCCATGTGCATCCACCCGTCTCGCTTTGCATTCATTCTCCCACAGGAAAGCTGACGACAACGGTGATTCCCTGATTCTGATTCTGTGCCGCCCGGATATTTCCGCCATGGGCCTTAATGATCCCTTTTGCAATGGCTAACCCGAGTCCGGTTCCAGGCACACGCGCATCCGATTTCAGACGGTAAAATTTATCAAAAATATGATCCAGTTCATTTAATGGAACGCCGATTCCCTGGTCTTTAACACTGATTTCAACATGATCATCTTTCTGATAGGTGGACAGTGTAATCCGGGTCTTATCGGCGGAGTATTTGACCGCATTGCTCAGAATATTGACCAGCATCTGTTCAATCAGGAGTTCATCGACCTGAACAGGCGGAAGTGATTCGTCCATTTCAACATTCAGCTCATGATTTTCCAGAGAATCTTCAATTTGCCTGATTGAAACCCCTATGATGTCTTCAAGATCGCACCAGTGCCGTTTTAAGCGTAACATACCACTTTCCAGACGCACCATTCCGAGCAGATTGGTGATCAACCGATTCATTCTCGCAGCACCCTGGCGTATCGTTCCAAGCAGCACCTTTCTGTCCTCTGAAGTAAAAACGTCATCCTGATCGGTCAGAGCCGTGACCGAACCGATGATGGCTGAAAGAGGTGTCCTCAATTCGTGAGAAATGGAATCCAGAAGCACATTCCGCAGTTTTTCCGATTCCGCTGCCAGTTGCGCTTTCTTAGCTTCTTCCTGAAGTTTCATACGCGCCACGGCCGCCGCGACAAGTCCCGCGATCGCTTCAACCAGTTTTTTGTGTTCCAGTGAATCAGGAATACGAAGCTTGCCATAATAAATGGCCAGAACACCGTGAATCAAATCCTCTGTACGCAGAGGTAAGAATAAACCGGGCGATTCATTCAGCGTTTGGGTACCATGGCCGGCCATTTCACCATGGCGATACACCCATTTGGCAATGAACCCACCTACTTTCACTTGTTCCCGGTCAGCGTCATTAGAACATGCGGCTACCTCCAATTCACCGTCTTTATCCGGTAAATAAATCGCCGCCTGAAAACCAATCTTGTCTGCTATCTGCAAAACGATTCGAGTAAGCGTAGCGTTCAATTCATCCACG
This genomic window contains:
- a CDS encoding XtrA/YqaO family protein, with amino-acid sequence MRLKKIDVDPRPMRLNIDMIGNKEPFAVVMCDGQARMTELPEHGETAIVPGQGEVKRVKWDEGRVLNNYLPIKLVDSGGFYIGIYFFDSYSIWR
- a CDS encoding RusA family crossover junction endodeoxyribonuclease, producing MIEFTIYGEPIDQGRPRFSTVGGFSRVVNPPDSRGYKKYVKLLASQNRPQ
- a CDS encoding MFS transporter; the protein is MVKTKMLSMRRVWLTLTAVALFSFMATIDGSIVNIALPTMSKELNIPMNQATWAVSIYLIVISGLLTFFGRLGDQAGKIKVFRIGMYIFTIGSFLAGINLGLWFLLFARIIQALGGAMIMSNGFGIITATAPANMRARAMSLNSVFVSLGMIAGPGVGGLILERLEWSYIFWINVPVGIIAIVIGSLVFPKSTARSEAVQFDWSGIVTLFFTISIFFLAVNIGQEQGFTTLLPVTLFVVSVILFIAFIRQELRVDDPLLNLTIFRSSLFTISLVAVFLVFTSSYFIDVLMPFYFENLRGISSGMAGIYLMIWPVTMLIGAPISGYLADQFDQEYVTLFGLTILGASFFGWRIVDVQTSFVVMVILLMMGGFGMAFFQTPNNALIMSNAPNSMLGVAGALSSLARNLGLIMGTSLVTTALYAAMSHKLGHSITNYPTGNGNVFVYGMYVAFTSAIFLVIVAWLITVYRVWMRLRKSNRIWCKSRKTS
- a CDS encoding MerR family transcriptional regulator, with translation MLLIGLLAKESGISIGTIRFYEEKGILEATTRDDNNNRLFDEETLKWLTFVKYLRKTGMSIKDIQHYRKLIDAGEETIPERIKIIEHQKQKVLAEIADKQEQIAHLDHKLERYRQGHDNYV
- a CDS encoding GNAT family N-acetyltransferase, coding for MKTNIKKCTLTDLHMIQKIGYETYNETFQSFNTPENMETYLEKAFNLEQLKKELSNVYSDFFLVYLNEELAGYLKVNVNEAQTDNIGSEALEIERIYIRNKFQRQGLGKFLIHKGIELAKEQNKKQVWLGVWEKNERAIKFYTKMGFLKNGAHAFYMGDEKQTDFIMVKTLI
- a CDS encoding GrpB family protein codes for the protein MNRPVEIKKYSPEWAKEYEKEKEKLLNLLDNNIISIEHIGSTSVKGLDAKPILDIMVGVKDLYEVDNFIEPLKSLGYEFVFHQAFPQRRFFRKGAWRVGTHHLHFYKYGSENWNNQLLFRNYLQSHLETRIKYGLLKKKLAEQYHFDRPAYTKAKSVFIREVIESAKENSSDK
- a CDS encoding response regulator, whose protein sequence is MLTANSGSRLLIIDDEAQIRKLLSVALHAHHFETLEASNGGEGILMASTDHPDLIVLDLGLPDGSGINVLKTIREWSQVPVIILTVKEREEDKILALESGADDYVTKPFGMGELIARIRVALRHTAKTEARPVLDFGRLVIDLSRRMVLVDGKPVKFTPTEYELLRLLATHAGRVMTHRQLLKQVWGGQMINTDSNYLRVYIGHIRKKIEKNPTKPKVIITEPGVGYRFVE
- a CDS encoding DUF4118 domain-containing protein, whose translation is MAKEERRLESEGFCKDTVERKTKDQSTAMGKLMVCVSGSPFSRELIRSARQMADDLNIKWMALYVDTPRRAPMTMGERMEISRNMRAAENLGAETFIIPGTHVSDEIISFAWEHNVRHIVIGKPNYSRMMEWVNPSVVDQVIRKGENITFHVIPGRREIRTNKINYIFPEHSVKWAPYLILTGMIIMLTLLLKLTGMANDLVNVALLFLMPVLFGASRWGMGPGFYASLMSILSFDFFFVPPIQSFTVADLRYILSFAVFLIVAMLTASLSSKLRNQLKEAQENEKITLTLYTLSREMTVVDELNATLTRIVLQIADKIGFQAAIYLPDKDGELEVAACSNDADREQVKVGGFIAKWVYRHGEMAGHGTQTLNESPGLFLPLRTEDLIHGVLAIYYGKLRIPDSLEHKKLVEAIAGLVAAAVARMKLQEEAKKAQLAAESEKLRNVLLDSISHELRTPLSAIIGSVTALTDQDDVFTSEDRKVLLGTIRQGAARMNRLITNLLGMVRLESGMLRLKRHWCDLEDIIGVSIRQIEDSLENHELNVEMDESLPPVQVDELLIEQMLVNILSNAVKYSADKTRITLSTYQKDDHVEISVKDQGIGVPLNELDHIFDKFYRLKSDARVPGTGLGLAIAKGIIKAHGGNIRAAQNQNQGITVVVSFPVGE